attcgcttattaaaaataaattgaagcgatcgctatagctacaAAAAATAGCTATAAAAATAGTTGCGCTTCAAAAATATCCATCACTATTCTCACTGATACTTCATAATCGCTGTATCGGCCATCACTAATGCAAGATATTGAAAAAGTCAGCCCATAACCGATAATTTATTGCAGTCGAACACCAACACTAAAGTGCTCTGCATTACCGTATTTACCTTCTCGAATTCGAAACTTCAGAATCACCTGAGGCCTGTGGTATTTTCTTCTGCATATATATAAGTATACTTATTAAATCAATTAATGACTGTAAACTAATTTTTAAGTTGTTGGGTCAAAAATGACTTTGTATCATTTTGGTAATTGTGTAGCACTGGTTTATGTGCCTTATTATCTTACATATAAATATTCTGGACTGTAAGTAATAAAATTGTGATGGTCTAAACCAGAATATAACTTAGATTAGTTAACATTCAATGCAAATGCACCTGAATTATTTTTACACCTTATTGTAGTTCCGAGTATGGAGCATTTTGGAAATGCATACAAGCCGGTGGCATTTACATTTTCACACAACTATGTAAAATGCTAGTGCTAGCGACTTTCTTCGACTCTGATACGCTCAATGACTCTGGTGAAGGTTTCAGTTTCTTTGCGGTGTGTACCTAGTATAAGATCTtcttggtaatagtctagttgaggggtcgactgctaatacgctaccaaaaatatcgagtgaggtgttaaaagacgcgtattaacctcgagaacaataatccgaaggcggaaaagaaaaatagtatctgtccggatatatttgcagttgaagttggcgatttccatgtggttgttgttgtgtttgtacccacaaaaaaaactgtgcatcaccgtggcggtagccacggttataccacacacccggacttggcatggcgtagcccagggttattttttataagcgcggccgaaggccgccaacgcagaaaggtgttctgcgcaaaaatactatggatccgaccctcGGTTTcgaaggtacccgcgggtcttttttcggtttttcgttaatatcttttgaacgcgttaacatttttttttccgccttcggattattaatactgacgacgcgtcgtttgacacctctctcgatatttttggtagcgtattagcagtcgaccactcaactagactattaccatctTCTTGAGTTAAAAAGTGATTGCTTTATTTTCCATTCTTTAGGATTTTCTTAAATGCAGCGTTAATGTTGCTGATCTACTTGGATTCGCTTTAATACTATCACGTATACCCGGCAAAGGGCATAACAAATTGATCACTACCGGCTTAGGCTGGGCAGCAGCAGAAGTTCTATTATCGCGAGGCATAATGCTTTGGGTGGGTGCACGTGGCACTGAATTTAGTtggatttatattttaaaatgtttagaaTCGAATGTTTTATTGGTAAGTACCTCAAAGCACTAATAATAGGTCatgttaatttattttctttttcccaTTAAGGTTCAACACATTACAACAGCTACGTTGATGTGGCTATTCTCACGACATGATCTTAACAGAACACTTAAACCTTTAGTAACAATTTTATTGGCGCTTACTATTTTCAAAGGCGTTTGGCTTGAAGGTCTATTGACGGTACTCACAATTGGTCCATGGTCAACTATTGCTGTTAAGGCATTCATTGCTTCCATTATGGGCTTTATGTCACTACATATTTATACTGGATTGGCACAGCAAATAGGTATTTAGGTTAATTAAAGGTATAaactaatttgtttaatttagtagatttgtaatatatttaaagattatattttgcgtaaaatttaTGTAGCGAAATGCATACACCTGTGGTGAtacaaaacaaatttgaatatcatGCTTTCCTTAAATGAGTAAGGAGAAGAACAAGAATAACTATAGagaagagggaaggagaaagaggaAGAGTGAGACGTAGATATAGAGAtatacaggcctgttctgaattccgactcggaatgaaaagtaaaacgacattcaggcctgttctggattccgattccgatcaattttttcggaatcgaaatggattggtgttctcaatttcgattccgaccaaaaattgtcggtttgaaaagtattgcctctgagcagtcggaataaaaattaattggcagattatacacaaatgttgcgatatttgtctttcaaataatttttttttaaattcttcattttatttggaagagttgtgtgtattttttgtttaaatttgagttaaattggcataataaatctttctttaaaaacttctatcgatgctgatcgaaatgaagtcgacctgttctgaattccgatccagcgcatttttacgattcgcacgcacaatagcacgtcttcttgcgtctgcgcatccaaaaaccatatctgcaggcattttttaattaaaataaaattttatgatcattgtaaattttaccaagtagcgcaactaacagctgatcgttgaaaattcgcacattcacacgcacagttctcgactcagtttcaaaacaaaactttagattatttaattcaaattttaaagtgagataatccttacaaatttatgtatacagaatatatatggcgtttttgttgttattaaaacaatagttttatttatattaaagcttttataattttttttttcaactttgcaaaatctccgaacaccattccttcattatatgacattcgactgcctagtccactgccttccactctattcgcaacataacctctacttaagctgccaaactatatagtaaacaatgtttatgatacttaaaacaaagcacataaacaaaaacagctgattaaactggttaccgaatcggaatgaaaacgattcgaaatcgacttcgaatcgattttttacaatcggaattgagaacaccaaatagaaaccgagtcgaaatcaatgtcgttttacttttcattccgagtcggaattcagaacaggcctgattatgtcaatttaactcaaatttaaacaaaaaaatacacacaactcttccaaataaaatgaggaattaaaaaaaaattaagaaaaaacataataattgaaattcaattattataagccggtgttaagctcatgaattcttaaaaatataagtataaactgaacacaccattaaacaaacatacataaatatgtacaactgagcccgagttgacaaagcttctcattcgcaacgaagaagaactttacaaaaacaaatctacatggcacacaaatcaatttagagacagaatgtctcaattgtgttgttagtgtagaaatgagaaaacctgaattaagcatgaaaacaaataccaacaGGATGgtctagtggttaaaggctactgcagtttcaccatgtgattcacggttcgaatcccggtgaaacctttgataacattacaaaattgcctgatgatgattacgttggcggttttcgaaatggtccatcgcaatatgccagtaaatgtttctttcttttcaggttctcttagaaaaaacataataattgaaattcaattattataagccggtgttaagctcatgaattcttaaaaatataagtataaactgaacacaccattaaacaaacatacataaatatgtacaactgagcccgagttgacaaagcttctcattcgcaacgaagaagaactttacaaaaacaaatctacatggcacacaaatcaatttagagacagaatgtctcaattgtgttgttagtgtagaaatgagaaaacctgaattaagcatgaaaacaaataccagcaggatggtctagtggttaaaggctactgcagtttcaccatgtgattcacggttcgaatcccggtgaaacctttgataacattacaaaattgcctgatgatgattacgttggcggttttcgaaatggtccatcgcaatatgccagtaaatgtttctttcttttcaggttctcttagaaaaaacataataattgaaattcaattattataagccggtgttaagctcatgaattcttaaaaatataagtataaactgaacacaccattaaacaaacatacataaatatgtacaactgagcccgagttgacaaagcttctcattcgcaacgaagaagaactttacaaaaacaaatctacatggcacacaaatcaatttagagacagaatgtctcaattgtgttgttagtgtagaaatgagaaaacctgaattaagcatgaaaacaaataccagcaggatggtctagtggttaaaggctactgcagtttcaccatgtgattcacggttcgaatcccggtgaaacctttgataacattacaaaattgcctgatgatgattacgttggcggttttcgaaatggtccatcgcaatatgccagtaaatgtttctttcttttcagattctcttagaaaaaacataataattgaaattcaattattataagccggtgttaagctcatgaattcttaaaaatataagtataagctgaacacaccattaaacaaacatacataaaaaaaaattatttgaaagacaaatgtcgcaacatttgtgtataatctgccaattaatttccattccgactgctcagaggcaatacttttcaaaccgataatttttggtcggaatcaaaattgagaacaccaatccatttcgattccgaaaaaattgatcggaatcggaattcagaacaggcctgatggtttttggatgcgcagacgcaagaagacgtgctattgtgcgtgcgaatcgtaaaaatgcgct
The DNA window shown above is from Eurosta solidaginis isolate ZX-2024a chromosome 2, ASM4086904v1, whole genome shotgun sequence and carries:
- the LOC137242679 gene encoding BOS complex subunit TMEM147, producing the protein MTLYHFGNCVALVYVPYYLTYKYSGLSEYGAFWKCIQAGGIYIFTQLCKMLVLATFFDSDTLNDSGEGFSFFADFLKCSVNVADLLGFALILSRIPGKGHNKLITTGLGWAAAEVLLSRGIMLWVGARGTEFSWIYILKCLESNVLLVQHITTATLMWLFSRHDLNRTLKPLVTILLALTIFKGVWLEGLLTVLTIGPWSTIAVKAFIASIMGFMSLHIYTGLAQQIGI